In the genome of Cryptosporangium aurantiacum, the window CGTAGTTCCGAGTGCCGTAGTCGTTGCGGACGTGGAACGCCCCGCTGGGCAGGCTGCTGTCGTCGGCACCGGCGCCGGTCGCGAGCTCGGTCACCGAGGCCGGCAGGTTCACCGCGAGCCAGTGCCAGAACCCGGAAGGCGTCGGCGCGTCCGGGTCGAAGCAGGTCACCACGAAGCTCTTCGTCTCGGCCGGGAACCCCGACCAGGACAGCTGCGGCGAAACGTCCTGACCACCGGCGTCCTTGGCAACCTGCGCCAGGTCGAGCTGGGTATCCGCGGAAACGTCGGTACTCGTCACCGTGAATGACGGGACTGCGGGCAGCAACGCGTAGGGGTCGGGCGCCTGCGGACGGTCAAGCGACATGGTCTCCTCCTCGTCGATCGATCCGGGGAAACCCTGCCACGCCTGCCACCGAAACGCGGCCTTGTCACCATGGAGTTTGTCGAGACCCCACGCGGGTACTGCCAAAACGCGTTCCCGCCGACATTTCGGAGGAGATCCCGTGCTGACCGACGTCGCCCGCCGCGTGGCGGACCCGGCGGAGAAGTTGCTGACCAAGACTTTCCGCTTCGCGGGCTGGGTAGTCGGGCGGACCGCCGCGCCACTCTTCAGCCTGGTACGCACCGCCGGTCGCCCCGCAGTCCACACCTTGGCGAAGGTCAGTCCGGCCGCCGCCGAGACGCTCTGGAGCCTGCTGCCCGGCCACCGGCCCGAAGCCGCGAAGCCGACGCAGCCCGCAACTCCGCCAACCCCCACGCCCGTGCGCCCGGCGCATGTGGCGAAGGTGCCGTCCGCCGAGGGTGCGCCGACGCCCGCCGCGGCCCACGCGGAGGCAGCCGCGCTGCTGGCCGAGGTGAGCCCGGACGCCGCGAAGTCCCTCACCGCGAACGACGAGCTGCCGGTGAAGAACTGGGACGGCCTGACGATCGCGGCGATCCGTCAGCGCACCCGGTCGCTCAGCGACCAGGACATCCTGACGTTGCTCGCGTACGAGCGCGCGCACGCCTCGCGGCCGGCCGTCATCCTCAACCTGGAGAACCGGCTCGCGAAGCTCCACCGGGTCAACGGGGCCACCGCCACCCAATCGTAACGAATTGCCGCTAACCGCCTATAATGGCGGTTAGCGGCATCGTTCGAGGGGCGGGAATCGGTTTGGTGGGGCGGATCGACCGAGACGCGTTGATCGCGCCGTACGACGTCATCGGTCACCCTCCGGCACCGGACCTGAACGCGCTCGCCGAGCTGGCCGCGGACATCTCCGGCACGCCGACCGCGCTGGTCAACCTGATGGGCGAGAACACCCAGCACTCGATTGCCGGATTCGGACGCGAACCGGGCGTGTGCGACCGCGCCGACTCGATGTGCAACGTGATCCTCGACGAGCCCGGTCAGGTCATCGTCAACGACACCCGCAGCGATCCCCGTTTCGCTGACAACCCGTACGTCACCGGCGAGCGTGCTGCCTTCCGCTTCTACGCCGCGACCCACTTGCGTAACCCGCAGGGTCTGGTGCTCGGCACGCTCTGCGTCTTCGACGACGAGGCGCGCTCCCTCGACGACCGGCGGATCCGCGGCCTCGGCCTGCTCGCCCGCCAGGTGGACGACGCGCTGGAGCTGCGTCGCCGGACGTCGAAGCTGGTGGACGCCGTCGCCGAGCTGGCCGAGGTCCGGGCCGAGCTGACCCGCTCCAACGAAGCGTTGCACGCGTTCGCCGGGCAGGTCAGCCACGACCTGCGCAACCCGCTGACCGCGATCAACGGGTTCCTCGAGGAGCTGCAGTACTCGGTGCCGCACGACACCCCGTCCTCCGAATACGTCGCGCGAGCGCTGTCCTCGACCCACCGGATGAGCGACCTGATCACCGACCTGCTCGGGTTCGCGAAACTCGGCGGTGAGCTCCGCCGCGAGCCGGTCGCGCTGCGCAACCTGGTCGAGGAGGTGCGCCACGACCTCGCGCCCGCGCTGTCGGCGGTCGGCGCCCAGCTCGACGTCGGGCCGCTGCCGACCGTCCGCGTGGACCCCACGCAGCTGCGGGCGGTGCTGCAGAACCTGATCTCGAACGCC includes:
- a CDS encoding GAF domain-containing sensor histidine kinase → MGRIDRDALIAPYDVIGHPPAPDLNALAELAADISGTPTALVNLMGENTQHSIAGFGREPGVCDRADSMCNVILDEPGQVIVNDTRSDPRFADNPYVTGERAAFRFYAATHLRNPQGLVLGTLCVFDDEARSLDDRRIRGLGLLARQVDDALELRRRTSKLVDAVAELAEVRAELTRSNEALHAFAGQVSHDLRNPLTAINGFLEELQYSVPHDTPSSEYVARALSSTHRMSDLITDLLGFAKLGGELRREPVALRNLVEEVRHDLAPALSAVGAQLDVGPLPTVRVDPTQLRAVLQNLISNAAKYRHPERPPLIALHSCRQDHAWRIEVVDNGIGVPRDRREEAFSPLTRVHDPHDSSAEGAGIGLATARRIINAHGGQIGLDASPAGGTVAWFTLPDPAEGGSFVGSHPPRSARVS
- a CDS encoding YbhB/YbcL family Raf kinase inhibitor-like protein is translated as MSLDRPQAPDPYALLPAVPSFTVTSTDVSADTQLDLAQVAKDAGGQDVSPQLSWSGFPAETKSFVVTCFDPDAPTPSGFWHWLAVNLPASVTELATGAGADDSSLPSGAFHVRNDYGTRNYGGAAPPPGDQVHRYYFVVHAVGIEALDVTPDVTPAVVSFNLAFHTVARGLLVPTYRH